The following is a genomic window from Methanolinea sp..
ACGTACTTGCAGAGGACACCGAATCCCCCTGCCATCAGGAGGAGGCCGACGCCGAAGTTCTCCCACGCCTCTCCCACCGTCCACGACCGCGCCTCCTGGATGGTCAGGTAGAAGGGGTTCTGGCCGAAGAACTGGTCGATGCTCGCGACGAACGTGGAAAAAAGGCCGGGGAGTGCGACCGCGAAGACCCCGAGTGTCGCCGCGAAGAGGCACCCGAGGCCCGCGAGGTAGTACGCGTCGCCCTTCCCCCGCGAGAACCTCCCGAGGATGTAGAGGACCGCCGTGCCCGCGACGACGAGGAGGTACGCGAGGGGATGGCCGAGGGTGTAGTAATCGAACTGGAAACCTTCCCTGTGGATTCCGAGGAAAACGAAGCTCGCCGCCGCGATCCCGAACGTCACCGCGTTGAGGAGGAGGATCCCTTCGCCCCTCTCCCTCCTGAAGAATCCCCACACGAGCAAGAAGAACGTCGTGACGGCGACGATGAACGCGAAGAGGACCATAGTCGGCATCACGAGGAGGCCAAGGACGTACGTGGTGCCGCAGAGGACGGAGAGGAGAAGTGGAGTGCGGAGCGTCTCCCGGCGCGAGAAGTCGACCGGGTTCTCCCGGAGGGCCGAGAGCGCCCACGCGTACGAGAAGACGAAGAGCGTGCTGAACAGGACCTCGGCGACGTGGTGGTCGAGGTACCCGTAGAGCGACCGGAAGAAGAACTGGCCGCTCACCACCGATACCGCGAGTGCCGAGAAGAGTCCCGCGAGCGTCCCGTGCAGTCTCCTCCCGAGGAGGAACATGAGGGGAACCATCAGCCCGGCCATGACGGGCGGCACGGCCAGCGAGACCGCGATTATCTCGGGCCTCGTGGTCGCGCCGGCCAGGAGGCAGAGGGCAGAGCAGATCCAGATGAAGAGGGGACCCCAGTGGATGACCTGCCCGGTGGGGTACAGGGTCATCGCCTCAAACCACGAGTATGCCGGGAAATTGTGGTTCATCTGTTCGATCTGGCGGAGGTTGTACATCGGGTCGTCGCTCCCGACGAGGTTGAGGATGTCGGTCGTGCCCGCGGCCGCCGAGGGGAGCATCCGGACCCACACGGAGAAGGCAGTCATCGCCGCGAGGAGGAGGATGACGATGTACTTCCTGTATCGCGTCAAACCGGAAAATTCCATGGTATCGTGTCCCGTTTTTCCCTACGGTGATGTTTGCCTTTCCATCGTTTAATCCTTTGGGATAACACCTTGTACAACGCCTTTTCCAAAAAATAACGTTTAAATTCGTTTTTCCTGGGGGCGGTCCTGCGTGGTCACCGGTCCTGCGCCCCTCCACGGGACGCACCGAGGCACGTTTCCACGAGTTCGCGGGCCCTTTCCGCGAAGACGGGGTAGTCGAAGAGCACTGCCCTCCTCCGGCACACGTCGCGGAACTCATCGGACCGTGCCCCCACCTCCCTCACCGCGTCGCGTATCTCCCGCGGGTCCGGTGCGACGAGCCGCCCGCACACGCCGTCGAGGACCGTCTCCTGGTACCCCCCCTCGCGCACCGCGACGACCGGTTTTCCGCTCGCCATCGCCTCTACCGGCGTGATCCCGAAGTCCTCGTCGATCGCGGTGGTGAGGAATCCCTCGCACCGGGAGTAGAGGTCGCGGATCTCCTCCTCCCCGAGGACGTGCTTCCAGATCACGTTCGGCGGAGCGTTCTCCACGACCCGCTCGAACCCCGGGTACACCCTCCCCACGACGACGAGGGTCTTTTCCGGCATGGACCGGAACGCCTCGACCTGGAGGTCTATCCTCTTCCACTTGTCCACCCTCCCGAGGGAGAGCCAATACCCCTCGGAGGGCCTCCACGTGAACCGGTCGGCGTGGACGGGGGGGTAGAGGACGTGCGCGTCCCTCAGGTACACCTTCTGGATGCGGTTCCGGACGGTGTGGGAGATGGCAGCGATGTTCCTCACGTACTTCCAGACGAAGCGCCGGTCGAAATACCGCGCGGCCGCGAGTGCAGGGACGTACACCGCCCTCTCGGGGATGCTCTTTCCCGCGAGGAAGTGGTAGTACATGTCGTAGAGTGCCCTGCGCGGCGTGAGCACGTAGTAGAGGTGGGGGACCGCGTGGACGAGGTAGCGGACTGCCATGTCGTCGATGCAGACGACGAAATCGTACTCGAGCGAGGCGGAGCGGAAGAGCCGCATTCCCTCGACCTGCCGGAACGGTTCCGCGGGGAGCCGGTGGCCGAGGGAGCAGAACCGGACGCGCCTCCCCGGGTCGTAGAGAGAGACGACATCCTCCCTGTACGCCGGGACGACCACTTCGGCGTCCAGTGCACGGGCAAGGTCGACGACCAGCCTCTCTGCCCCGCCCGGAACGGCGAACTCAGAGCCGGTGAGGATCCCTATCCGCATGGCACCTCCTCGCGCGTTCGCACAGATCCATCCACTTTTCCCCTACCGATTCCCACGCGAGTTCCGTGGGCGGTGGATACGTCTTCTTCTCCGGGAGGTGCTGGAGGATTTCTCCCTTCA
Proteins encoded in this region:
- a CDS encoding glycosyltransferase: MRIGILTGSEFAVPGGAERLVVDLARALDAEVVVPAYREDVVSLYDPGRRVRFCSLGHRLPAEPFRQVEGMRLFRSASLEYDFVVCIDDMAVRYLVHAVPHLYYVLTPRRALYDMYYHFLAGKSIPERAVYVPALAAARYFDRRFVWKYVRNIAAISHTVRNRIQKVYLRDAHVLYPPVHADRFTWRPSEGYWLSLGRVDKWKRIDLQVEAFRSMPEKTLVVVGRVYPGFERVVENAPPNVIWKHVLGEEEIRDLYSRCEGFLTTAIDEDFGITPVEAMASGKPVVAVREGGYQETVLDGVCGRLVAPDPREIRDAVREVGARSDEFRDVCRRRAVLFDYPVFAERARELVETCLGASRGGAQDR